ATCGCCGCCCCTGGCCGAGATGGTGCGGACCCAGGGGAACGTGCGCGAGCTGTGGGAGGTCGCCCGCACGCTCGAGGGGTGCACGCGGCACGCCTCGGTCCACGCCTCGGCGGTGGTCATCGCCGACGACCCGCTCGACGAGTACATCCCGCTCTACAAGGACCCCAAGCGGCCCGAGCTGATCACGGGCTACGCGATGGGGCCGATCGAGAAGCTCGGCCTCCTCAAGATGGACTTCCTGGGGTTGCGGACGCTCACCGTGCTCGCCAACACGGTGACGCTCATCCGACAGTCGCGGGGGATCGAGATCGACCTCGACGCGCTACCGCTCGACGACCCCCGGAGCTACGCCATCCTGGGCGACGCCAAGACGTTCGGCGTCTTCCAGCTGGAGTCGGCGGGCATGCGGGACGCCCTCCGCGGCCTCCGCCCCGAGCGCTTCGAGGACATCATCGCCATCGTCTCGCTCTACCGGCCGGGGCCGATGGATCTGATCCCCGACTTCATCAATCGCCGGCACGGCCGGGCCAAGATCACCTACGAGCACCGGGCGATGGAGACGGTCACCCGCGAGACGTACGGCATCATGGTGTACCAGGAGCAGATCATGCAGATCGCCTCCGAGATGGCGGGCTTCACCATGGGCGAGGCGGACGCGCTCCGGCGCGCCATGGGCAAGAAGGACCGTGATCTCATGGCCAAGCAGCGGGAGAAGTTCATCGCCGGCTGCCGCGAGCGCGGGACCGGGCAGGCCAAGGCCGAGCACGTGTGGGAGCTGATGGAGAAGTTCGCGGGGTATGGTTTCAACAAGTCGCATGCGGCGGCCTACGCGCTGGTCGCCTACCAGACGGCCTACTTCAAGGCGAACTATCCCGTGGAGTTCATGGCGGCGCTGCTGACGTCGGAAATGGGCGACACCGACAAGATCGTGAAGTACATCGAAGAGTGCCGGGCGATGGGCATCCGGGTCGATCCGCCCGACGTCAGCGTGTCGACTGTGAGGTTCAGCGTCCGGGGCGAGGCCATCCGCTTCGGGCTGGCCGCGATCAAGAACGTGGGCGAAGCGGCGATGGAATCGATTCTGGCCACCCGCGACGAGGCCGGCCCCTTCAAGAGCCTCGAGGACTTCTGCGCGCGGGTCGATCTCCGGCTGGTGAACCGCCGTGTGCTGGACAGCCTCATCAAGGCCGGCGCCTTCGACTCCCTGGGGCTGCCGCGCGCCCACCTGATGGCCAACGCCGACACCGCGCTCGAGGCCGGCCAGCGACAGCAACGCGAGCGCGCCGAGGGCCAGGCCTCCTTCTTCGACCTGCTGCCCCCGGCGCCGGCCCAGCGGACCGCCGAGGCCGTGGCGCCCGTCCCCGAATGGGACACCGACCAGCGATTGGCGTTCGAGAAGGAGGTGCTGGGCTTCTACGTCTCCGGGCACCCGCTGGCCCGCTACCAGCCGCTGGTGGAATCGCTCGGCATCACGCGCTCGCGAGAGCTGGTCGCCAAGAGCCCCGGCAGCCGCGTGCTCCTCTTCGGCCAGGTGGTCGGCCTCAAGGAGACGTCGACCAAGAGCGGCAATCGCATGGCGTTTCTCACGCTGGAGGACATTGACGGCACGGTCGAGGTGACCATCTTCCCCGAACCGTTCAAGGCCGCGGCGGAGTCGCTCCACGCCGGCGAGCCGCTGCTCATCCGGGGACGGATCGACGACAGTGACAAGGGACGCGTGGTGCTCGCCGACGACGTCCGGCCGCTCGAGCGGGCGCTGGCCAACGGACCTGCGCTGGCCGCCACCGGAGAGCCGACCACGCTCCGGGTCCGCATCGGCGCGGTGGACGATCACAAAGCCCTGCTGGCCGCCGTCAAGCAGCTCTGCGCCGAGCACCCGGGACGTGTCCCCGTTTTCGTCCACCTCCTGTTGCCGTCCCAGGAGGTCGTCGTGAGGTCGCGCGGCCTCGCGGTTGATCCCCACCCCGAGCTGCTCGCCAAGCTGGGCGCGCTGCTCGGGCCCACCGCCGCCACCGTCGAGCATGCCGGAAGCGCTTGAGTTCGAGCAGCCGCTGCTGGAGCTGGAGGCCCGCATCGCGGAGCTCCAGGCTCAGGACGATCCCGCCCAGCGCGAGGAGATCGCCAAGCTCGAGGAGCGGCTCCAGCGCCTCCGGCAGAAGACCTTCGCCAGCCTCACGGCCTGGCAGACGACGCAGCTGGCGCGCTACCCGCGGCGCCCCCACACCCGCGACTTCTGCCGACTGCTCCTCGAGGACTTCATCGAGCTCCATGGCGACCGGCTCTATGGCGACGACCCGGCGATCGTCGGAGGGCTCGCGCGCTTCGACGGCTACGGGGTCGTGGTGATCGGTCACCAGAAGGGGCGGGAGACGCGGGAGAAGATCGCGCGCAATTTCGGGATGCCCCACCCGGAAGGCTACCGCAAGGCGCGCCGACTCATGCAGCTCGCCGAAAAGTTCGGCAAGCCGGTCATCAGCTTCATCGATACGCCCGGCGCCTACCCCGGCATTGGCGCCGAGGAGCGCGGCCAGGCCGAGGCGAT
This portion of the Candidatus Methylomirabilota bacterium genome encodes:
- a CDS encoding acetyl-CoA carboxylase carboxyltransferase subunit alpha: MPEALEFEQPLLELEARIAELQAQDDPAQREEIAKLEERLQRLRQKTFASLTAWQTTQLARYPRRPHTRDFCRLLLEDFIELHGDRLYGDDPAIVGGLARFDGYGVVVIGHQKGRETREKIARNFGMPHPEGYRKARRLMQLAEKFGKPVISFIDTPGAYPGIGAEERGQAEAIARNLREMAALRTPIVAVVTGEGGSGGALAISMGNRVLMLEHAVYSVISPEGCAAILWGDAAKASEAAEIMKITARDLFRLGVIDAIVPEPPGGAHRDWEGAAANLRAVLTEHLRELRAKSPETLVSERYEKFRRIGTFEEESLPR
- the dnaE gene encoding DNA polymerase III subunit alpha, which codes for MTRSDMQHSEFVHLHVHSEYSLLDGAAQLERLVLRAKELRFPALALTDHGNLFGAIDFYLAAQKAGIKPIIGCELYVAPGSRKERGSQDGGYEGANHLTVLVRNLTGYKNLIKLVSRAYLEGFYYKPRVDRELLAAHADGLLVLSGCLNSEVSRLISAGEAERAQEAAGWHREVFGKDHYFMEVQAHGLDEQAKVTGETLRIARALAAPIVGTNDSHYLEAGHAKAHEALLCIQTGTTLLDAKRWRFATNEFYLKSAEEMAGVFAELPEACRNTLAVAERCNLTLEFGSFHLPRYVVRDGHTLESYLEHLAREGLRRRYGSTPGDGVEARLGHELSIIEKMGFAGYFLVVWDFIRYAREQGITVGPGRGSSAGSLVAYCLGITNIDPIRYGLLFERFLNPERISMPDMDIDFADDRRDEVIRYVADRYGRDRVAHIITFGTLGAKAAIRDVGRVLGMTYADVDRIAKLVPAFPSNITLEEAYQKSPPLAEMVRTQGNVRELWEVARTLEGCTRHASVHASAVVIADDPLDEYIPLYKDPKRPELITGYAMGPIEKLGLLKMDFLGLRTLTVLANTVTLIRQSRGIEIDLDALPLDDPRSYAILGDAKTFGVFQLESAGMRDALRGLRPERFEDIIAIVSLYRPGPMDLIPDFINRRHGRAKITYEHRAMETVTRETYGIMVYQEQIMQIASEMAGFTMGEADALRRAMGKKDRDLMAKQREKFIAGCRERGTGQAKAEHVWELMEKFAGYGFNKSHAAAYALVAYQTAYFKANYPVEFMAALLTSEMGDTDKIVKYIEECRAMGIRVDPPDVSVSTVRFSVRGEAIRFGLAAIKNVGEAAMESILATRDEAGPFKSLEDFCARVDLRLVNRRVLDSLIKAGAFDSLGLPRAHLMANADTALEAGQRQQRERAEGQASFFDLLPPAPAQRTAEAVAPVPEWDTDQRLAFEKEVLGFYVSGHPLARYQPLVESLGITRSRELVAKSPGSRVLLFGQVVGLKETSTKSGNRMAFLTLEDIDGTVEVTIFPEPFKAAAESLHAGEPLLIRGRIDDSDKGRVVLADDVRPLERALANGPALAATGEPTTLRVRIGAVDDHKALLAAVKQLCAEHPGRVPVFVHLLLPSQEVVVRSRGLAVDPHPELLAKLGALLGPTAATVEHAGSA